A single genomic interval of Caldilineales bacterium harbors:
- the hypB gene encoding hydrogenase nickel incorporation protein HypB, with protein sequence MPNIPVVQHILSANDQIAAENRALFDASGILVLNLMASPGAGKTSVILATAARLPAAMRPGVIEGDLASRIDADIIAARGIPVTQINTGGGCHLDAPMIRSALPGLPLADLNLLLIENVGNLVCPANFALGADLNVVVASAPEGHDKPYKYPGMFAAADVVLLNKADLIDVFEFDLPFFERGLRMVNDRAPLFLLSCKSGAGVDAWVDWLAGPERLAGPERLAERWRQR encoded by the coding sequence ATGCCCAACATCCCTGTCGTCCAGCACATCCTCAGCGCCAATGATCAGATTGCCGCCGAAAATCGCGCCCTTTTCGACGCTTCGGGCATCCTCGTGCTGAACTTGATGGCCTCGCCCGGCGCTGGCAAGACCAGCGTCATCCTGGCCACGGCCGCCCGCCTGCCGGCGGCCATGCGCCCCGGCGTCATCGAAGGCGACCTGGCCTCGCGCATCGATGCCGACATCATCGCCGCCCGCGGCATCCCTGTCACCCAGATCAACACTGGCGGCGGCTGCCATCTCGACGCGCCCATGATCCGTTCGGCCCTGCCCGGCTTGCCCCTGGCCGATCTCAACCTGCTGCTGATCGAGAACGTCGGCAACCTCGTCTGTCCGGCCAACTTCGCCCTGGGCGCCGACCTGAACGTGGTGGTGGCCAGCGCGCCCGAAGGCCACGACAAGCCGTACAAATATCCCGGCATGTTCGCCGCCGCCGACGTGGTCTTGCTCAACAAGGCCGATCTGATCGACGTGTTCGAGTTCGACCTACCTTTCTTCGAACGGGGCTTGCGCATGGTCAACGATCGGGCGCCCCTGTTTCTGCTGTCGTGCAAGTCGGGCGCGGGCGTCGATGCCTGGGTGGACTGGCTGGCCGGGCCGGAAAGGCTGGCCGGGCCGGAAAGGCTGGCCGAGCGGTGGCGGCAGCGTTGA
- the hypF gene encoding carbamoyltransferase HypF → MEIHGAVQGVGFRPFVYRLATGLGLAGWVINDSRGVFIEVEGDEANVQAFLDRLPAERPPLSLIQSLDAAWLPPAGYDIFEIRHSDDRGSKTVIMLPDIATCPECLGEVRAAGDRRFGYPFTNCTNCGPRFSIIAALPYDRPHTTMRRFVMCPACQREYDDPGDRRFHAQPNACPVCGPDLAFFDFGSQIADFGANPQSPISNNQLPVTTKDEALRSAARAIRQGKIVAVKGIGGFHLMVDAGNEAAVARLRTLKPRLHKPFALMVRDIAQARTVVETSPQAEALLSSPEAPIVLLPKRVRQPSPVASAVAPANPNLGVMLPAMPLHHLLLAELGFPVVATSGNLSDEPICTDEQEAMHRLGHIADAFLVHNRPIARHVDDSIAWLLDGEPRLLRRARGYAPLPVLMPAPVPTILAVGAHLKNTVALSVGQQVFISQHIGDLETSEALAAFERVIADFLRLYEAAPVAIAHDLHPEYLSTQWARGHLGTSSPSSISNLQSAISNLIPIQHHHAHLAAVLAENHVAGPALGLIWDGVGYGPDGVIWGGECLLGDAAGFCRVAHLRPFRLLGGAAAAREPRRVALALLWELIGEEVFARSDLAPVRDLSPTEQRVFAQMLRHDLNSPRTTSMGRLFDGVAALLGLHQRTTFEGQAAMALEFAADPAVRDAYPFLLSRQVDKETSRQGDKEAQSPELGTLDWRPLVEAILADVARNVPASTMAARFHNTLVAVARAVAQAAGCPRVALSGGCFQNRLLTETMAANLRQKSFEVILHRQVPPNDGGISLGQIAIAAAILQRDAVKSEE, encoded by the coding sequence CTGGAAATCCACGGAGCCGTGCAGGGGGTCGGGTTCCGGCCGTTCGTCTATCGGCTGGCGACAGGCCTGGGCCTGGCGGGCTGGGTGATCAACGACAGCCGGGGCGTGTTTATCGAGGTGGAGGGCGACGAAGCGAACGTGCAGGCGTTCCTGGATCGCCTGCCTGCCGAGCGACCGCCGCTTTCGCTGATCCAATCACTCGACGCGGCGTGGCTGCCGCCCGCGGGCTACGACATCTTTGAGATTCGCCATTCCGATGACCGCGGCAGCAAGACCGTGATCATGTTGCCCGACATCGCCACGTGCCCTGAGTGTTTGGGCGAAGTACGCGCTGCAGGCGATCGCCGTTTCGGCTATCCCTTCACCAACTGCACCAACTGCGGCCCGCGCTTCAGCATCATTGCCGCCCTGCCCTACGACCGGCCCCACACCACCATGCGGCGCTTTGTCATGTGCCCGGCCTGCCAGCGCGAATACGATGACCCCGGCGACCGCCGCTTCCACGCCCAACCGAACGCCTGCCCCGTGTGCGGCCCCGACCTGGCATTCTTCGATTTCGGATCTCAGATTGCGGATTTCGGAGCCAATCCGCAATCTCCAATCTCCAATAACCAATTACCAGTTACCACCAAAGACGAGGCCCTGCGCTCAGCCGCACGTGCAATCCGCCAGGGCAAGATCGTCGCCGTCAAAGGCATCGGCGGCTTCCACCTCATGGTCGATGCTGGCAACGAGGCCGCTGTGGCCCGGCTGCGCACGCTCAAGCCGCGCCTGCACAAACCCTTCGCCCTGATGGTGCGCGACATTGCACAGGCGCGCACCGTGGTCGAGACGTCACCGCAAGCCGAAGCGCTGCTGTCGTCGCCTGAAGCGCCCATCGTCCTGCTGCCCAAGCGCGTCCGGCAGCCCTCGCCCGTCGCCTCCGCCGTCGCCCCCGCCAACCCCAACCTGGGCGTGATGCTGCCGGCCATGCCTTTGCATCACCTGCTGCTGGCCGAGCTTGGCTTTCCGGTGGTGGCCACGAGCGGCAATCTCAGCGACGAGCCCATCTGCACGGACGAGCAGGAAGCCATGCACCGCCTGGGGCACATCGCCGACGCCTTCCTCGTGCACAATCGCCCCATCGCCCGGCATGTCGACGACAGCATCGCCTGGCTGCTCGATGGCGAACCCAGGCTGCTGCGCCGCGCCCGCGGCTACGCCCCGCTGCCGGTGCTCATGCCCGCTCCGGTTCCCACCATTTTGGCGGTGGGGGCGCACCTCAAGAATACCGTGGCCCTGAGCGTTGGCCAGCAGGTCTTCATCAGCCAGCACATCGGCGATTTGGAGACTTCCGAAGCCCTGGCTGCATTCGAGCGCGTCATCGCCGATTTCCTGCGCCTGTACGAGGCCGCGCCGGTCGCCATCGCTCACGACCTGCACCCGGAATATCTGTCGACACAATGGGCGCGTGGGCATCTGGGAACCTCCAGCCCTTCCTCAATCTCCAATCTCCAATCTGCAATCTCCAATCTCATTCCCATCCAACATCACCACGCCCATCTGGCCGCGGTGCTGGCCGAGAATCATGTGGCCGGCCCCGCCCTGGGCCTGATTTGGGATGGCGTGGGCTATGGCCCCGATGGCGTCATCTGGGGTGGCGAATGTCTGCTGGGCGACGCCGCCGGCTTTTGCCGCGTGGCGCATCTGCGCCCCTTCCGCTTGCTCGGCGGCGCCGCCGCCGCCCGCGAGCCGCGGCGCGTGGCGCTGGCCTTGTTGTGGGAACTGATCGGCGAGGAAGTCTTTGCCCGCTCTGACCTGGCCCCGGTGCGGGACCTCAGCCCGACCGAACAGCGTGTCTTTGCCCAAATGTTGCGCCATGACCTCAACTCGCCCCGCACCACCAGCATGGGCCGGCTGTTCGACGGCGTGGCGGCGCTGCTGGGCTTGCACCAGCGCACGACTTTCGAGGGGCAGGCAGCCATGGCCCTGGAATTTGCCGCTGACCCGGCGGTGCGCGACGCCTATCCGTTTTTGCTGAGTAGACAAGTAGACAAGGAAACAAGTAGGCAAGGAGACAAGGAGGCGCAGAGCCCGGAACTCGGAACTCTCGACTGGCGCCCGCTGGTCGAAGCTATCCTGGCTGATGTCGCTCGCAACGTTCCGGCATCCACCATGGCCGCGCGGTTCCACAACACCCTGGTTGCGGTGGCGAGGGCTGTGGCGCAGGCTGCGGGCTGCCCGCGCGTGGCTCTATCGGGCGGCTGCTTTCAGAATCGCCTGCTCACGGAAACAATGGCGGCAAACTTGCGCCAGAAAAGTTTCGAGGTCATACTACATCGCCAAGTTCCTCCCAATGATGGCGGCATCAGCCTCGGCCAAATTGCCATCGCCGCCGCCATTTTGCAGCGTGATGCCGTGAAAAGTGAGGAGTGA
- the hypD gene encoding hydrogenase formation protein HypD, which translates to MKYVDEYRNADEAQKFVRLIAGKVTRPWTLMEICGGQTHTLIKSGIDRLLPEEITLVHGPGCPVCVTPLELIDKAIAIARRPEVIFTSFGDMLRVPGSQTDLLSVKAAGGDVRMVYSPLDAVKLAQSHPDRQVVFFAVGFETTAPANAMAVWQAHQLGLANFSILSSHVLVPPAMTAILGSPHNLVQGFLAAGHVCAVMGYWEYEPLAERYRTPIVVTGFEPLDLLQGIYMTVTALEEGRWGVENQYARAVTRAGNAPAQRLLSQVFDVCDRAWRGIGVIPGSGLALRSELAQFDAAVRFAVADVTAQESEVCIAGEIMQGLRKPHQCPVFGTLCTPEHPVGAPMVSSEGACAAYYHYGRVFAPAAP; encoded by the coding sequence ATGAAGTACGTCGACGAATACCGCAATGCGGACGAAGCGCAGAAGTTTGTGCGGCTCATCGCCGGGAAGGTGACCCGCCCGTGGACGCTGATGGAGATCTGCGGCGGGCAGACGCATACGCTGATCAAGTCCGGCATCGACCGCCTGTTGCCCGAGGAAATCACGCTGGTGCATGGGCCCGGCTGCCCGGTGTGCGTGACACCGCTCGAGCTGATCGATAAAGCCATCGCCATCGCCCGGCGGCCGGAGGTGATCTTCACCTCGTTTGGCGACATGCTGCGGGTGCCCGGCTCGCAGACCGACCTGCTGAGTGTGAAAGCGGCTGGCGGCGATGTACGCATGGTCTATTCACCGTTGGACGCCGTGAAGCTGGCGCAGAGCCATCCCGACCGGCAGGTCGTGTTTTTCGCTGTGGGCTTCGAGACGACGGCCCCGGCCAATGCCATGGCGGTGTGGCAGGCGCACCAGCTCGGGCTGGCCAATTTCTCGATCCTCAGCTCGCACGTGCTGGTGCCCCCGGCCATGACGGCCATCCTCGGCTCGCCGCACAACCTTGTGCAAGGCTTTTTGGCGGCGGGCCACGTATGTGCGGTCATGGGCTATTGGGAATACGAGCCGCTGGCCGAGCGCTATCGCACACCCATTGTCGTCACCGGCTTCGAACCGCTCGATCTGCTGCAAGGCATTTACATGACGGTGACAGCGCTGGAGGAAGGCCGGTGGGGCGTCGAGAACCAGTATGCGCGGGCGGTCACGCGGGCGGGCAATGCGCCGGCGCAGCGGCTGCTGAGCCAGGTCTTCGACGTGTGCGACCGGGCCTGGCGGGGAATTGGGGTGATTCCGGGCAGCGGGCTGGCGCTGCGCTCCGAGCTTGCTCAGTTCGACGCCGCCGTTCGCTTTGCTGTGGCCGATGTGACCGCGCAGGAGTCGGAGGTGTGCATCGCCGGCGAGATCATGCAGGGCTTGCGCAAGCCGCATCAATGCCCGGTCTTCGGCACGCTGTGCACGCCCGAACATCCCGTGGGGGCGCCGATGGTGTCATCCGAAGGCGCTTGCGCCGCGTACTATCACTATGGGCGCGTGTTCGCGCCGGCTGCCCCATGA
- a CDS encoding sugar kinase, which produces MRDVYFIGVDSGTQSTKVSMINQRGEVLLSASQPLRPMLSRQTGWVEHPDDDLWDSTKAALRELMASFQGGVRDIKGIGLCAIRCCRVFLKKDGLLAAPVMSWMDIRAYVPFEDEPEIGYTGSTSGYLTFRLTGELRDTIANSYQYQFPVDMETWKWTEDAEVLAAFRIPRHKLLDMGLPGEILGRVSAAAAAETGLPEGIPVVATANDKAVEALGSGLIEPRVALLSLGTYIASMIAGERNLPDSNRFFTNLSCIPYRYLYESTGIRGGMWHISWFKSIIGEELEQKARESGRIVEDLLEAEAAQVPAGCDGLLTVPDWLAPATQLHKKGVMIGFDQRHTRGHMYRSIMEAIAMRMKNNLDGMVQEIGVVPDKLIVCGGGSNSALFMQIVADVFGIRTVRNRINGAAALGAAICVAVATGIYPDFAQAAGAMVHQRDEFSPDPKNHRVYATINEGAYRELAAMLEGTLTQIHRACEEANRLG; this is translated from the coding sequence ATGCGTGACGTGTATTTCATCGGGGTCGACAGCGGCACCCAGAGCACCAAGGTTTCCATGATCAACCAGCGGGGAGAGGTCCTCCTCAGCGCCAGCCAGCCCCTGCGGCCCATGCTCTCCCGGCAAACCGGCTGGGTCGAACACCCTGACGACGACCTATGGGACAGCACGAAGGCGGCGCTGAGGGAACTGATGGCATCCTTCCAGGGGGGTGTCCGGGATATCAAGGGGATCGGACTCTGTGCGATCCGCTGCTGCCGGGTGTTTCTGAAAAAGGACGGCTTGCTGGCGGCGCCGGTCATGAGCTGGATGGATATTCGCGCCTATGTCCCCTTCGAGGACGAACCGGAGATCGGCTATACCGGGTCGACCTCGGGCTATCTGACCTTCCGTCTGACCGGGGAGCTAAGGGACACCATCGCCAACTCGTACCAATACCAGTTCCCCGTGGACATGGAGACCTGGAAGTGGACCGAGGATGCGGAAGTACTAGCCGCATTCAGGATTCCCCGGCATAAGCTCCTGGACATGGGCTTGCCCGGAGAAATCCTTGGGCGTGTTTCCGCGGCGGCGGCGGCAGAAACCGGTCTGCCCGAGGGCATCCCCGTGGTGGCCACCGCCAACGACAAGGCGGTGGAGGCCCTGGGGTCGGGGCTGATCGAGCCCCGGGTCGCCCTGTTGTCTTTGGGCACCTATATCGCCTCGATGATCGCAGGCGAACGGAATCTGCCCGATTCGAATCGCTTCTTCACCAATCTGTCGTGCATCCCCTACCGCTATCTCTATGAAAGCACGGGTATCCGGGGCGGCATGTGGCATATCTCCTGGTTCAAGAGCATCATCGGTGAAGAGCTTGAGCAGAAGGCGCGTGAATCAGGCCGAATCGTGGAGGATCTGCTGGAGGCGGAAGCGGCCCAGGTTCCTGCCGGCTGCGATGGTCTCCTGACCGTTCCGGACTGGCTTGCTCCGGCGACACAACTGCACAAGAAGGGTGTCATGATCGGCTTCGATCAGCGACATACCCGGGGCCACATGTACCGGTCGATCATGGAAGCCATTGCCATGCGGATGAAGAACAACCTCGATGGCATGGTTCAGGAAATCGGGGTCGTCCCGGACAAGCTGATCGTCTGCGGCGGAGGGTCGAACAGCGCGCTCTTTATGCAGATCGTGGCCGATGTCTTCGGTATCAGGACCGTGCGCAACCGGATCAACGGAGCCGCCGCCCTGGGAGCGGCCATCTGTGTGGCCGTGGCGACGGGAATCTACCCTGACTTTGCCCAGGCTGCCGGCGCCATGGTGCATCAGCGCGACGAGTTCAGCCCCGACCCAAAGAACCACAGGGTCTATGCGACGATCAACGAGGGGGCCTATCGGGAACTTGCGGCCATGCTGGAGGGAACACTCACGCAAATACACCGTGCGTGCGAAGAGGCAAACCGATTGGGGTAG
- a CDS encoding 4Fe-4S dicluster domain-containing protein, with translation MTFMDEVTAHTPGAHPRLEMCIQCGTCGGSCPSGADMDHTPRQLFAMIKAEMRDEVLRSNTPWYCVSCYFCMVRCPQEVHITDLMYTLKRMAIKEGMYRESTAADIPDFSETFIDYVQSHGRSFELGLATRYHLRHHPLGMVKKAGLGLELIRRGRMDLTPKRIKDIDQLHAILAKARELGGEP, from the coding sequence ATGACCTTCATGGACGAGGTCACTGCCCATACGCCCGGCGCGCATCCTCGCTTGGAAATGTGTATCCAATGCGGCACATGCGGCGGATCGTGCCCGTCGGGGGCGGATATGGATCACACCCCGCGGCAGTTGTTTGCGATGATCAAGGCTGAGATGAGGGATGAGGTGTTGCGCAGCAACACGCCCTGGTATTGTGTTTCATGCTACTTCTGCATGGTGCGTTGCCCGCAGGAAGTGCACATCACCGACCTGATGTACACGCTCAAGCGGATGGCAATCAAGGAGGGGATGTATCGCGAGTCCACCGCCGCCGACATCCCAGATTTTTCGGAAACGTTCATCGACTACGTGCAGAGTCACGGGCGCAGCTTCGAGCTGGGGCTGGCCACGCGCTATCACCTGCGCCATCACCCGCTGGGGATGGTCAAAAAGGCCGGGCTGGGCTTGGAGCTGATCCGCCGCGGGCGGATGGACCTGACCCCGAAGCGGATCAAAGACATCGACCAGCTTCACGCCATCCTCGCCAAAGCCAGGGAGTTGGGAGGTGAGCCATGA
- a CDS encoding HypC/HybG/HupF family hydrogenase formation chaperone, whose protein sequence is MCLGVPGKVIEIQPNPLGMTMGKVSFAGVVKEVCLAYTPEVEVGDYVVVHVGFAISKVNEQEAMEVFQYLQQMDELAELDVPQPE, encoded by the coding sequence ATGTGCCTCGGCGTCCCCGGAAAAGTGATCGAAATCCAACCCAATCCTTTGGGCATGACAATGGGCAAAGTCAGCTTTGCCGGCGTGGTCAAAGAAGTCTGCCTGGCTTACACGCCGGAAGTCGAGGTGGGCGACTATGTGGTGGTGCATGTGGGCTTCGCCATCAGCAAAGTCAACGAGCAGGAAGCGATGGAGGTGTTCCAGTATTTGCAGCAGATGGATGAGCTGGCCGAGCTGGACGTCCCGCAACCCGAATGA
- a CDS encoding DUF234 domain-containing protein produces the protein MKALVAGLAERFARASTQLGHAKESEVRELLRKLAGRTVPGAYLGRTDPILVPAFTRIEPYRSPDGQTEIDALAENDEQWAVEVKWRQKRVGR, from the coding sequence ATGAAAGCGCTCGTAGCTGGATTGGCTGAGCGGTTCGCACGCGCTTCGACCCAGCTGGGCCACGCCAAGGAAAGCGAGGTGCGGGAGTTGCTGCGCAAGCTGGCCGGACGAACCGTCCCCGGCGCCTATCTGGGCCGGACTGACCCGATTCTCGTGCCGGCATTCACCCGCATCGAGCCCTACCGCTCGCCCGATGGTCAGACTGAGATCGACGCGCTGGCTGAGAACGACGAACAATGGGCGGTGGAGGTCAAGTGGCGGCAGAAGCGGGTTGGACGGTGA
- the hypE gene encoding hydrogenase expression/formation protein HypE: MQCPIPISDYPHVLLAHGGGGRLTQMLIERMFAPAFANPALEMLHDGAVLQVENARLAFSTDSFVISPLFFPGGDIGSLAVHGTVNDLAMCGAQPVALSSSLILEEGLPMADLWRLVQSMQAAAQAVGVPIVTGDTKVVDRGKGDGVFINTAGVGLIPAGVHISPLRAQPGDVVLINGPIAQHGIAIMSVREGLAFETTIVSDSAPLPGLVQAMLAAGGEAVHVLRDPTRGGVASATNEIAQKAGVGIRLREKDIPIAEDVQGACEILGLDPLYVANEGKCLALVAPAAADQVLAAMRAHPLGRQAAAIGEVAAAHPGRVLLRSRIGGTRVVDMLSGEQLPRIC; the protein is encoded by the coding sequence ATGCAATGCCCCATCCCCATCTCCGACTACCCCCACGTCCTGCTGGCGCACGGCGGCGGCGGGCGGCTGACGCAGATGCTGATCGAGCGCATGTTCGCGCCAGCCTTCGCCAATCCCGCGCTGGAGATGCTGCATGATGGGGCCGTGCTCCAGGTGGAGAACGCACGCCTGGCCTTCTCCACCGACTCCTTCGTGATCAGCCCCCTCTTCTTCCCCGGCGGCGACATCGGCTCGCTGGCTGTGCACGGCACCGTGAACGACCTGGCCATGTGCGGGGCCCAACCGGTCGCGCTCTCCTCAAGCCTCATTTTGGAAGAGGGCCTGCCGATGGCAGACTTGTGGCGCCTGGTGCAGTCGATGCAGGCCGCCGCCCAGGCTGTGGGTGTGCCCATCGTCACCGGCGACACGAAAGTAGTGGACCGCGGCAAGGGCGACGGCGTCTTCATCAACACCGCCGGCGTGGGCCTGATCCCCGCCGGGGTGCACATCTCGCCGCTGCGGGCCCAGCCCGGCGATGTCGTTTTGATCAATGGCCCCATCGCCCAGCACGGCATCGCCATCATGTCGGTGCGCGAAGGGCTGGCCTTCGAGACGACGATCGTCAGCGATTCGGCGCCGCTGCCCGGCCTGGTGCAGGCGATGTTGGCGGCGGGCGGCGAGGCCGTGCACGTCCTGCGCGACCCCACGCGCGGCGGCGTCGCCAGCGCCACGAACGAGATCGCCCAAAAAGCAGGCGTGGGGATACGCTTGCGCGAAAAAGACATCCCCATCGCCGAGGACGTGCAGGGCGCTTGCGAAATCTTGGGCCTGGATCCGCTCTACGTCGCCAACGAGGGCAAATGCCTGGCCCTTGTCGCCCCGGCAGCGGCGGACCAGGTGCTGGCGGCCATGCGCGCCCATCCGCTGGGGCGGCAGGCCGCCGCCATCGGCGAGGTGGCGGCCGCACATCCGGGCCGGGTGTTGCTGCGCAGCCGCATCGGGGGCACGCGCGTGGTGGACATGCTCAGCGGCGAACAGTTGCCGCGCATCTGCTGA
- a CDS encoding SDR family oxidoreductase, producing MNVTDFTMDFFSLKGKNALITGGNSGLGQAFSVALATGGANVLAVSLMAEDGETKQWVEECGVEYRHLYADITADGECKRAVDDCVAAWGSIDILVNCAGICINVEDVTRFTRTEWDKMVAVNLTAAFEMIHEACKHMIKQNRGKIINIASLYSFLGGQWSPAYASTKHGIVGLTKAMCDELAQFDIQVNAIAPGYFATKLTEKTRSDPQRNAAILSHIPANRWGWTVDLMGACVFLASDASNYVNGAVLTVDGGYLMR from the coding sequence ATGAACGTTACCGACTTTACGATGGATTTTTTCTCTCTGAAAGGCAAGAACGCCCTGATCACAGGCGGGAACAGCGGCCTAGGGCAGGCCTTTTCGGTGGCGCTCGCCACGGGCGGCGCCAATGTGCTGGCCGTCAGCCTGATGGCGGAGGACGGCGAGACAAAGCAATGGGTCGAGGAGTGCGGGGTCGAGTACAGACACCTGTACGCTGACATCACCGCTGACGGCGAATGCAAGCGGGCCGTAGACGACTGTGTGGCGGCCTGGGGCAGCATCGATATCCTGGTCAACTGCGCGGGCATCTGCATCAATGTCGAAGATGTGACCAGGTTCACCCGCACGGAATGGGACAAGATGGTGGCCGTCAACCTGACCGCGGCTTTCGAGATGATCCACGAGGCCTGCAAGCACATGATCAAGCAGAATCGCGGCAAGATTATCAACATCGCCTCCCTTTACTCCTTTCTGGGCGGGCAGTGGTCCCCGGCCTATGCCTCCACCAAGCACGGGATCGTTGGTCTGACCAAAGCCATGTGCGATGAACTGGCGCAGTTCGATATCCAGGTCAATGCCATCGCTCCGGGTTATTTCGCCACCAAGCTGACAGAAAAGACCCGCAGCGACCCGCAGCGCAATGCCGCCATCCTGTCCCATATCCCTGCCAACCGTTGGGGCTGGACGGTCGATCTCATGGGCGCCTGCGTGTTCCTTGCCAGCGACGCCTCGAACTATGTGAACGGCGCCGTCCTGACTGTCGACGGCGGCTACCTGATGCGTTGA
- the hypA gene encoding hydrogenase maturation nickel metallochaperone HypA, with amino-acid sequence MHELPVTQGILQVAVETARQHNADHITDIHLVIGVLAGLVDDSIQFYFDILSQDTLAAGATLHFRREPAIAVCGQCGRQTEVTPPLLTACPACASPRLTVTGGRAFYVDSIDID; translated from the coding sequence GTGCACGAGCTTCCCGTTACTCAAGGCATTCTACAGGTCGCCGTCGAAACGGCGCGCCAGCACAATGCCGATCACATCACCGATATCCATCTTGTCATTGGTGTGCTGGCGGGTCTTGTCGACGATTCTATCCAGTTCTACTTCGATATCCTCAGCCAGGACACCCTGGCTGCCGGCGCCACCCTGCATTTCCGCCGTGAACCTGCCATTGCCGTTTGCGGGCAATGCGGTCGGCAAACCGAAGTGACGCCCCCCCTCTTGACCGCGTGTCCAGCCTGCGCCAGCCCCCGCCTGACCGTCACCGGCGGGCGCGCCTTCTACGTCGACAGCATAGACATCGACTGA